The following coding sequences are from one Leptolyngbya sp. NIES-3755 window:
- a CDS encoding Ser/Thr protein phosphatase family protein (similar to AA sequence:cyanobase_aa:LBDG_54470), with translation MSQQPYRRIVIGDVHGHYEGLMNLLDTIAPASDDQVYFLGDLIDRGPQSCQVIEFVKDSPYQSLLGNHEHLLLEAFPNGQVYAPALQAWLQSGGRATVASYVDVELLVKHVEWIRTLPTYLDLGDVWLVHAGVNPELPIEQQGYAEFCWIRDEFHSSIQPYFPDKTIITGHTITFTFQGVTPGAIAQGRGWLGIDTGAYHPKSGWLTALEINSEQVYQVNVYTNQVRILPLNEVTIRVEPQRRGKRQALRL, from the coding sequence ATGAGTCAGCAACCCTACCGCCGAATCGTGATTGGTGATGTGCATGGTCACTATGAAGGGCTGATGAATTTGCTCGACACGATCGCGCCCGCATCAGACGATCAAGTGTACTTTTTGGGGGATTTAATCGATCGAGGTCCGCAAAGCTGCCAAGTGATCGAATTCGTCAAAGATAGCCCGTATCAATCTCTGCTCGGAAATCACGAACATTTGCTGCTCGAAGCCTTTCCAAATGGGCAAGTGTACGCCCCTGCTCTTCAAGCCTGGTTACAAAGTGGCGGACGGGCAACGGTTGCGAGTTATGTCGATGTGGAATTGCTCGTAAAACACGTGGAATGGATTCGCACCCTGCCGACTTATTTAGATTTGGGTGATGTCTGGCTGGTTCATGCAGGCGTAAATCCAGAGTTACCGATCGAGCAACAGGGCTATGCGGAATTCTGCTGGATTCGCGATGAGTTCCACAGTTCAATTCAGCCTTATTTCCCAGATAAAACGATTATTACCGGGCACACGATCACCTTTACGTTTCAAGGAGTTACACCGGGCGCGATCGCTCAAGGACGAGGTTGGCTTGGCATCGACACCGGAGCGTACCATCCCAAGAGCGGCTGGTTAACGGCGTTAGAAATTAATAGCGAACAAGTTTATCAGGTGAATGTTTACACGAATCAGGTGCGAATTTTGCCGCTGAATGAAGTCACGATTCGGGTCGAACCTCAGAGACGGGGAAAACGGCAGGCACTCAGACTTTGA
- a CDS encoding hypothetical protein (hypothetical protein N9414_16062;~similar to AA sequence:cyanobase_aa:LBDG_54480): MAELPSTLDDAIAQAQSATQAALAAGYTRLQVELVFPELKAMPIAEKFISIFRDQGAGLKLFFTDSGIAALAKRDWGELPHQIRSLDVAGSRQTTPVEEQVDPEDELYVFVAPSSVEVSPVEQICNVVGERPVILLNPRLEDVATIGIGYAGRQLRQRFLDTIEPCYYLRPLDDQSAILRCYPSPWQVWYAPDGEYQLIAEEQERPDSEKLDEIFAGVLGQTAKPGLFAGFQQFLKALGR; encoded by the coding sequence ATGGCTGAACTTCCTAGTACTCTCGACGACGCGATCGCACAAGCTCAAAGTGCCACTCAAGCTGCACTCGCCGCAGGTTATACCCGTTTGCAGGTCGAGCTTGTGTTTCCTGAATTAAAAGCAATGCCGATCGCGGAAAAATTCATCTCGATTTTTCGCGATCAGGGTGCAGGTTTGAAATTGTTTTTCACCGATTCGGGGATTGCAGCATTGGCAAAACGCGATTGGGGTGAGCTTCCCCATCAGATCCGGAGTTTGGATGTTGCAGGATCGCGGCAAACGACTCCAGTAGAAGAACAAGTTGATCCAGAGGATGAACTTTATGTTTTTGTTGCACCCAGTTCCGTTGAAGTGAGTCCGGTCGAACAGATTTGTAATGTCGTAGGTGAACGTCCAGTGATTTTACTCAATCCGAGACTGGAAGATGTCGCAACGATCGGGATCGGATATGCGGGACGGCAATTACGGCAGCGATTTTTAGACACGATCGAACCTTGTTATTACTTGCGCCCCTTGGATGATCAATCTGCGATTCTGCGCTGTTATCCGTCCCCGTGGCAGGTCTGGTACGCACCCGATGGTGAGTATCAACTGATTGCAGAAGAACAAGAGCGACCGGATTCTGAAAAATTGGATGAAATTTTTGCGGGAGTGTTGGGACAAACCGCGAAACCTGGATTATTTGCGGGGTTTCAGCAGTTTCTCAAAGCATTGGGAAGATGA
- a CDS encoding hypothetical protein (similar to AA sequence:cyanobase_aa:LBDG_57260), which translates to MTRRRSTPWIYRNSRLLIAAIALLGILNTGYITYEKLFSGAVACPAGGCVKVLQSPYAVLFGLPLSLYGLLAYIAMAVFALAPLAVNPEEKKSLRTNLENNTWLLLFAGATAMLLFSGYLMYIMFSKFVSQFGANGICYFCVASATFATLMFILTLIGRDWNDRGQLVFLGSIVGIVTLIGSLAWGASVGQAPVNATTISDAQGNPYFLIENTSGEAELQLARHLKQTGGTMYGAYWCPHCCEQKELFGKEAVAEFPYVECAEGGKDAQIETCQRVLGEAEKQLGQKAGFPTWQINGRFFSGRQNLDQLAKNSGYTGPQNFKNPFRTCRQP; encoded by the coding sequence ATGACCCGCCGACGTTCTACACCCTGGATTTACCGAAACTCTCGCCTCTTAATTGCCGCGATCGCACTGCTTGGCATCCTCAATACGGGCTACATCACCTATGAAAAGCTGTTCAGCGGTGCTGTCGCCTGTCCCGCAGGGGGTTGTGTCAAAGTGCTGCAAAGCCCTTATGCCGTGTTATTTGGTTTACCCTTATCCCTGTATGGATTGTTGGCATATATCGCGATGGCAGTCTTCGCGCTGGCTCCGTTGGCGGTGAATCCAGAAGAAAAGAAATCACTCCGAACAAACCTAGAAAATAATACCTGGTTGCTGCTATTCGCGGGCGCAACGGCGATGCTGCTGTTTAGCGGCTATCTAATGTACATTATGTTTTCTAAATTCGTCTCGCAGTTTGGGGCGAATGGAATTTGTTATTTCTGTGTTGCCTCTGCCACATTTGCGACTTTGATGTTCATCCTGACGCTAATTGGGCGGGATTGGAACGATCGAGGACAATTGGTTTTTCTGGGATCGATCGTGGGAATTGTCACCCTGATCGGATCACTGGCTTGGGGCGCATCTGTCGGACAAGCTCCCGTGAATGCCACAACGATTTCAGACGCTCAAGGGAATCCGTATTTCTTGATCGAGAACACATCGGGAGAAGCAGAACTGCAACTGGCACGGCATCTGAAGCAGACGGGAGGCACGATGTACGGGGCTTACTGGTGTCCGCACTGCTGTGAGCAAAAAGAATTATTTGGAAAGGAAGCCGTTGCAGAATTTCCGTATGTGGAATGTGCAGAGGGCGGAAAGGATGCTCAAATTGAAACCTGCCAACGAGTTCTTGGAGAGGCAGAAAAGCAATTAGGGCAAAAAGCAGGCTTCCCGACTTGGCAGATCAATGGACGATTCTTTAGTGGACGGCAGAATTTGGATCAATTAGCCAAAAATTCGGGATATACCGGACCGCAAAACTTTAAGAATCCGTTCAGGACTTGTAGACAACCGTAA
- a CDS encoding D-tagatose-1,6-bisphosphate aldolase subunit gatY (similar to AA sequence:cyanobase_aa:LBDG_54490) has product MLTSTRELLETARRNIFAIGAFNVYNLEGVKAVVSAAEVSHSPAMLQLHPSALKYGNTPLVAMCLEAAEAASVPISVHLDHSTSVKDIDRVLKEGVRSIMADGSPMPYEKNLEFTRDMTRLAHSYHAIVEAEIGRISGTEDGLTIAEKEAKMTDPQQAVEFVQATNVDALAVTIGNVHGEYKSPPRLDFPRLERIRNLLEIPLVLHGASGLPPEMIARSIQLGVCKFNVNTEVRQAYMQALKDEICGQDDKDLLDVTGEAIAAMQDVIIEKLELFGSVGKAHLHETPYADRLAAAAYRN; this is encoded by the coding sequence ATGCTGACTTCCACCCGTGAACTTCTAGAAACGGCACGACGAAATATTTTCGCGATCGGGGCGTTCAACGTCTACAACCTCGAAGGAGTCAAAGCGGTCGTGAGTGCAGCCGAAGTGAGCCATAGCCCTGCCATGCTCCAACTTCATCCGAGCGCTCTTAAATACGGGAATACGCCACTCGTTGCGATGTGTCTAGAAGCGGCAGAAGCAGCATCAGTTCCAATCTCTGTGCATCTCGATCACAGCACTTCGGTCAAAGACATCGATCGAGTTCTCAAAGAAGGAGTGCGATCGATTATGGCGGACGGTTCCCCAATGCCGTATGAGAAAAATCTCGAATTTACCCGCGACATGACTCGATTGGCACATTCGTATCACGCGATCGTTGAAGCCGAAATCGGACGAATCAGCGGCACAGAAGATGGATTAACGATCGCGGAAAAAGAAGCCAAAATGACCGATCCGCAACAAGCCGTCGAATTTGTCCAAGCCACAAATGTAGACGCTTTAGCCGTCACGATCGGTAACGTTCATGGAGAATACAAAAGCCCTCCTCGTTTGGATTTTCCCCGTTTAGAACGGATTCGGAATCTGCTCGAAATCCCGCTCGTCTTACATGGTGCATCGGGATTGCCACCGGAGATGATTGCTCGATCGATTCAACTTGGTGTCTGCAAGTTCAACGTCAATACCGAAGTCAGACAGGCATATATGCAGGCGTTGAAAGATGAGATTTGTGGACAGGACGATAAGGATTTATTGGACGTGACTGGAGAAGCGATCGCTGCCATGCAAGACGTAATCATCGAAAAACTAGAATTATTTGGCTCAGTCGGCAAAGCTCACCTGCATGAAACGCCTTATGCAGATCGGTTAGCGGCTGCGGCTTATCGAAATTAA